Proteins from one Monodelphis domestica isolate mMonDom1 chromosome 6, mMonDom1.pri, whole genome shotgun sequence genomic window:
- the LOC100024496 gene encoding olfactory receptor 5M10-like, with protein sequence MKKMPHQNHTKVTEFILRGLTEDPGLQKILFVVFLVIYIITLVGNLGLIMLIHNCPRLHTPMYFFLSHLSFVDLCYSSNITPQMLVHFLSERKVISYAGCFMQCLSFIALVITEFYILASMAIDRYVAISSPLQYSTKMNQNVCLCLVIVPYVYGFLNGLSQALLTFHLSFCGPNEINHFYCADPPLLLLACSDVYVKKLAMFIVAGFTLLSSLLIILCSYVFIFAAILRIRSAEGRKKAFSTCGSHLTSVILFYGTLFCMYLRPPSEQSVEESKTVAVFYTFVSPMLNPLIYSLRNKDVIEAMKKLFQGNMFTKMAG encoded by the coding sequence ATGAAAAAAATGCCTCATCAAAACCACACTAAGGTAACTGAATTCATCCTCCGGGGACTAACTGAGGACCCAGGACTTCAGAAAATCCTTTTTGTAGTCTTCCTGGTGATCTACATCATCACCCTGGTGGGGAATCTGGGTCTGATCATGCTGATCCATAACTGTCCACGACTCCACACTCCCATGTACTTTTTCCTCAGTCATCTCTCCTTTGTGGATTTGTGTTACTCCTCAAACATCACCCCTCAGATGTTAGTCCATTTCCTCTCAGAGAGAAAGGTCATCTCCTATGCAGGATGTTTCATGCAGTGTCTTTCCTTCATTGCCCTGGTGATTACAGAGTTTTATATCCTTGCTTCAATGGCCATTGATCGCTATGTAGCCATCAGCAGCCCTCTGCAGTACAGCACCAAAATGAACCAGAATGTCTGCCTCTGCCTGGTCATTGTTCCCTATGTCTATGGCTTCCTCAATGGCCTTTCTCAAGCTCTGCTGACCTTCCATTTATCCTTCTGTGGACCCAATGAAATTAATCACTTCTACTGTGCTGACCCTCCTCTCCTACTCTTGGCTTGCTCTGATGTCTATGTTAAAAAATTGGCCATGTTCATAGTAGCTGGGTTTACTCTCTTAAGCTCTCTTCTCATCATTCTCTGTTCTTATGTTTTtatctttgctgccatattgagaATCAGATCTGCTGAAGGTAGAAAAAAGGCCTTCTCTACCTGTGGGTCCCATCTTACCTCTGTTATTCTCTTCTATGGGACCCTCTTCTGCATGTACTTAAGACCTCCCTCTGAGCAATCAGTGGAGGAATCCAAAACAGTTGCTGTGTTTTATACCTTTGTGAGTCCCATGCTAAATCCCTTAATCTATAGTCTCAGAAATAAGGATGTCATTGAAGCTATGAAGAAACTATTCCAGGGGAACATGTTCACAAAAATGGCAGGAtga